DNA sequence from the Anaerosporomusa subterranea genome:
GAGCATCGGAGTGACTGTAAATAACAGAAATACTATCCATAGTATATCTGTTATGCTAATGTTCAATGCCAGCACCTCCTTGTCCCTTAACGACATATTCCCCCCAAGAGCAGCGAATTCCTGCCAAGGAATGGGGTTAGTTTCGTAAGCATCAAAAACAAGCAACGCGTCAAAATAGAGGAGAAGATCGCCGCACTGCGCTCGCGATGACATTTTTCGCATGTCATTTCGAAGGCAGTAAAGCAATCCTCTCCCGATTTTCTTGCTAAGTAGTTTAGTATTGTTTTTGGCCAAGGCAACTGATTTATGCGAAGCAGGCAATCGGTTCAATATCCGCCATCGTCCGCAGACCGGGGCGTGCGTTAATCGTAACCGGGATGCTGTTAATCAGTATCGCGCAGGTGGCAACATCGCCATTGACACCGCCTTTTATGCAACTATCGATTGCCGGTGATCCATCGATAATAATACGGTCCTTGGTTTCCGGTTCGCCAATCGCGGCGCGGAAGACCATGCGGATAACCTCATTGTCGCCGACTAAGCCTCTGCCGATTTGCTGAACTCCCAAAGCCATGCCTGCTTTGATGTCAAGGTACTCGGTTTTTACGTCATGCCTGGCGACAATTGGCGATATGTTGTCTTCTGTGGCGTTAAGCTTCCAGCCGCGTTTGGCGGCGATAAGATGGATTGACTCAGTCAAGCCGACATGGCGCAGAGTGCCTTCGGCGATTTTTTGATCGAATTCAGCTAGTGTCAGGCCGGCACCAATCTTTTTCTGGAACGGAATACGGCGGAAGGTCGCATCTTGGATACGTTCAACCGTGATTTTGTTGACATGGCGGCAGACGCCAGTAAGAGCCATTGGCAAAAAGTCCATTAAGAAGCCGGGGTTGACACCGGTGGACAGAACAGAGACATTATGCTGTTTCGCTAAGGCGTCTACTCGTTTCGCAATTTCAGGCTGAGTCAACCAGGGGTAACTCAGTTCTTCACAGGATGACACAATGTTGACGCCATATGGCAAAATAGCAGTCAACTGGCTTTCCACTTTCACCAGACTGGAGGCGGTGGTCAGCAGAACAACATCAATATTGCCGTGGCTGAGGACGCTGTGCAAATCAGCAGTCACGGTTACCCCGAGCGGCGCTAAGCCTGCCAGCACGCCAACGTCCTGGCCGACTTTAGCCGGATCAAGATCAACGGCACCTACGATCTCAAAAGCCTGAGGCCTTTCTGCCAGGTAAATGGTTGATTTGTTGCCGATCGGGCCTAAACCCATTTGTACGACTCTGATTTTCCGTTCCATTATTCAATCACCTCTTTATAAAATTCCCTTTTTGGGTATGATACGTTAATTAAAGAAAAAAGATCAAGACCACAGTACGATGTACTGAACCTTGATCTCATCTATCTCGGTAGCTGAAGGTTTTTCAGTTACCAATAAATAAGAGGGTATGTAGTTGACGCTATTATGGCAACAGCCTGTCGATTGTTCAGCAAAATAGTATCCGCTCATTTTGTTGCGACTTCATAGCTTTTTAGCAATCGAATAACGATTGTGTGCATCCTTTAGCGCCACGATCAGTGCTTTCTGCAACAGGCCAAAGAAGCGGGCGCGGATTTCGGAGGTAATGGATTCAAGGTCTGTCTCTATATTCCGGTTGACAATTAGCGAGCAAATGAAATCCTCGGTCATTGGTCTGGCGGTATTACAAGCTGCACTAATTATCATGTCATTGGTTTTGTCGACAATCAAGCTTAGGAAAAATAGGTCATACTGGCTGGCCACAGGGTCATCCTTACTGGGTCTAGCTACTCCGGTAACAAAGATAGTGCTTTTTTTGTACTCCATTGCCCCACTCCCTATGTCGCTTCCCTTACTTCAGGCAAAGAGACCGTGAATGTGCTCTGTTACAGCAACTCTACCCCTGCTCGGCAGGTCATATGCATTCGGTGGCAACACTCAAAATTCCGTGTGTAAGTTTTTTCGCTATGACTGCCAGAATTCTGCCTGCAGGGCAATGTAGCGAGACAGTAATTTCCCTTACCTGGAGCATAATGAGCAGAATAATAATTTCCGTATTTATTTCCTTTTCTCTTAGCGGAACATATTACCCATTGTTGTGATAATAATCGCGTTAGTGAAGTCAATCAAGAAGGCTCCGACGATGGACACAATCAGCCAGGATTTTGGCGCCAGCCCGTGTTTCTGGCTAAGTGTCTGCATATTGGCCAGAGCATTTGGCGTTGCTCCCATGCCAAAACCGACTAGGCCTACAGACAACATCATGGCTTCGTAATCGCGACCCATGATGAAATAAAAGCAAAGCCAACAGAAGATCAGCATCAACAGACATTGCGCAACTAAAATGATCAGCAACGGTATGGCTAGGTTCACAAGTTCCCACAGCTTTAAGCCATTGATTGCCATAGTCAAATAGAGGCCAAGCGAGATATCTGAAATAATCTCAAGGGCGTTCACGTTAATCTCAAACTTTTTACTGATATCCCCAATATTGCGGATGACGGCAGCCGTAATCATTCCACCGATGTACAGCGGTAATGTAATGCCATTGCTGACTAATACGTAACTGACCACAGTCCCGAGGCCCATAGCCGCCAGCACGTATGCAAGCGTGCTCATCAGGACAGGTCCGTTGGTGACTGCTTCTGTTTCCTGAAAAGCGGCGGCAGACGCATCAAGCTCCACGCCCTGTGATTTGGGGGTGATGATATGGTAACGCCTGATTAGTCTTTCGCCAAATGGACCGCCCATGAGACTGCCGGCGACCATGCCAAACGTGGCGCAGGCAATGGCAGCAGCGGTCGCTCCTGTCAGTCCCCAGCTTTCAAACAATGGACCGAAGGCACCGCCTGTTCCGAGCCCTCCCATTAAGGTGACAGCCCCTGCGATTATGCCGAATAAGGAGTGGATACCTGTTAACTGTGCTAAAAAAATGCCGAGGAAGTTCTGTAAAATACCTAGAAAACTAGCAAGTCCTAAAAAGATGACAAGTGGCAGACCGCCGCGCTTTACCAGTGTTATGCTCGCGCCCATTCCCATTGTGGTAAAGAACATAATCATCAGGTTAGTCTGCATAGTGCTATCCAGGTCAATGCCAATTACTCCCTGCATACGGAGGAAAGTCGCGATGCTGGCAAATAGCAGGCCGCCAACAACCGGGGCAGGGATACTATGCTTGACGAGGAACGGCACCCGCTTGCGGATGACGACGCCTAAGTAATAGACAACGATCGCTAGCGCAACACTTTGGACTAGGCCTAATTTTAGAATCAGCATGCCGTTTAATGTTTTGAACTCCATAGAACACCCTCCTTTACTAATGCAGTAGCTTCACTTGTGTACGAATTTTACTTCTTTTTGTTCTTTCCTCTCCTTTTTTGTATTTTTCTACAAAGCATCATTAAGCTTTGCAGTACATCACAAATCAATCGTAAAATTAAAAGACCAAGAATAATGTGAGAAATTCACACCCATCTTGGTCTTATCTATTTTGGTAAAATGAAGGTCATTCATAACCAATAAATAAGACTATATTTAATGCAATTAAAGTGTAGCACTTTTGACGGAATATTCAATAGTTTCAAACTTTGTATTTTGTATTTTTGCCACGTTTAATAGCTTAGCGCTCCTGCTTGTTGTTTAAAGATCCCTGAGGTAAGATGACGGTGAATTTACTGCCGCTTCCCATGGTGCTTTCCACGCCAATGGTTCCTTGATGGGCTTCGACAATCCATTTGGCGATAGACAATCCCAGTCCCGTGCCGCCTGTTTCGCGCGAACGGGCTTTATCCACTCGATAAAACCGCTCAAAAATACGCAGTTGGTCTTCCAGGGCAATCCCTGCACCGGTGTCATGGACAACGATTTTTACCTGGTGGTGTGAAGCTGTTGCGATCTGTAGATTGACGCTGCCGCCGCTAGGAGTATGCTTTAACGCATTATCCAGCAAGATCAGCAATAGCTGCTCAATCCGTTCGCGATCTGCCTGCAGTACGGTGCGCCCTTCAGTAGTTACCTTTATGGTAATACCGTTTTTCTTAGCTAAGGGGTCTAGCATTCTGGCAATTTGCTGTGCCATGGTATCAAGCTCTAAGGGTTCTTTGATGATCGGGGCAGCGCCTGCGTCGCCTCTGGCGAGAGTCAGCAATCCGCCCACAATTTTCGACATGCGCAGGACTTCATCTTTCATGTCGGCTAGTACTTGTTGCGAAAAAGGTGAGAGTCGGTCTTCTTCGTTCTCCTCAAGGGTTTCAACTGAAGCCAGCATCACACTGAGTGGAGTCCGTAATTCGTGTGAGGCATCGGCGACAAATTCGCGTTGCCGGTTAAACGCCACAACTATGGCTTTCATCGCCCGGGATGTCAGCAGGTGCCCCAATCCGGATGCGGCGACGAGAAATACCAGACATAGCGCTAACATGACGAAGAAGAGTGTTTTTAAGACTTCATAGTAGCTGGTAATATCTATCCCTACATAGACAGCGCCCAGTGTTTCTATTCCGCTCTGAATGGGTTGCCTTGCGATCATGATATAGTAGGTTTGATCATCAGATAGGCTAATTTTTTCCAATTGCGCCTTCCCGGGAGGCTGATTCCACTTCTGAATCACGTCAGAAATCGATGTTTGGAGAGCGGATGGCGGTTTGGCGGTATTGACTAGCCGGCCGGAATTGTCATACGCGTAGAAGAATATTGAACCGCTGAATTCTTCCGAAGTTACTGTCGGTAAAGAGCCCTGTTTTTGCGCCTGAAGGAGAATTTCGGCGTGCTCGTGCGCTTCTTCTTCAGCAAACAGGAGTACTTGCTGTTGTTGTTGCGAGTAAATCACCCAGGTTAAAGCGGCGTAGCTGATGACAAAGAAAGAAAGCATGAACAGAATTAGTATGGCTGTATAAAATATCGTCAGACGG
Encoded proteins:
- a CDS encoding DUF3870 domain-containing protein, with translation MEYKKSTIFVTGVARPSKDDPVASQYDLFFLSLIVDKTNDMIISAACNTARPMTEDFICSLIVNRNIETDLESITSEIRARFFGLLQKALIVALKDAHNRYSIAKKL
- a CDS encoding sodium/glutamate symporter — its product is MEFKTLNGMLILKLGLVQSVALAIVVYYLGVVIRKRVPFLVKHSIPAPVVGGLLFASIATFLRMQGVIGIDLDSTMQTNLMIMFFTTMGMGASITLVKRGGLPLVIFLGLASFLGILQNFLGIFLAQLTGIHSLFGIIAGAVTLMGGLGTGGAFGPLFESWGLTGATAAAIACATFGMVAGSLMGGPFGERLIRRYHIITPKSQGVELDASAAAFQETEAVTNGPVLMSTLAYVLAAMGLGTVVSYVLVSNGITLPLYIGGMITAAVIRNIGDISKKFEINVNALEIISDISLGLYLTMAINGLKLWELVNLAIPLLIILVAQCLLMLIFCWLCFYFIMGRDYEAMMLSVGLVGFGMGATPNALANMQTLSQKHGLAPKSWLIVSIVGAFLIDFTNAIIITTMGNMFR
- a CDS encoding sensor histidine kinase, whose amino-acid sequence is MFSQIRNRLTIFYTAILILFMLSFFVISYAALTWVIYSQQQQQVLLFAEEEAHEHAEILLQAQKQGSLPTVTSEEFSGSIFFYAYDNSGRLVNTAKPPSALQTSISDVIQKWNQPPGKAQLEKISLSDDQTYYIMIARQPIQSGIETLGAVYVGIDITSYYEVLKTLFFVMLALCLVFLVAASGLGHLLTSRAMKAIVVAFNRQREFVADASHELRTPLSVMLASVETLEENEEDRLSPFSQQVLADMKDEVLRMSKIVGGLLTLARGDAGAAPIIKEPLELDTMAQQIARMLDPLAKKNGITIKVTTEGRTVLQADRERIEQLLLILLDNALKHTPSGGSVNLQIATASHHQVKIVVHDTGAGIALEDQLRIFERFYRVDKARSRETGGTGLGLSIAKWIVEAHQGTIGVESTMGSGSKFTVILPQGSLNNKQER